A stretch of Imperialibacter roseus DNA encodes these proteins:
- a CDS encoding porin family protein, producing the protein MITLVYLYQDDQESADIWMAKLLAVDPEHKLDPSADPNEIILLKEKFLYKPIFRVSLSISGNQSTYRELTKFGPGNLEFDKVTASPGIGLGGSALLEREVYPGVDVGTGISFLSRSFSIEKELVYAINKMTVEEAESWLELPLFLKYTYYGDGDNKWNPYVLAGGSLGYILSGKLGSPERSNEGASVTVGSVDLVALEQRNKFNYSAMIGLGAKIRLKTHFFFLEAKYVYGLSNLVNDDNRFAGSLETLYLLGYVDSNFSLNGLMATFGYQRSIYNPRKIKK; encoded by the coding sequence TTGATCACTTTGGTATACCTCTATCAGGATGATCAGGAAAGCGCTGACATTTGGATGGCTAAGCTCCTGGCCGTCGACCCTGAACATAAGCTCGACCCATCTGCCGACCCCAACGAAATAATCTTACTGAAGGAAAAATTTCTTTATAAACCTATTTTCAGGGTCAGTCTATCTATTTCTGGTAATCAGTCGACATATAGGGAGCTTACGAAATTTGGCCCCGGAAATTTGGAGTTCGATAAGGTAACGGCATCTCCGGGGATCGGTTTGGGAGGTTCAGCGCTGCTGGAGAGAGAGGTGTATCCCGGCGTTGATGTTGGAACAGGTATCTCTTTTCTAAGTCGTAGCTTTTCTATTGAGAAAGAGTTGGTTTATGCTATTAATAAAATGACAGTGGAGGAAGCCGAGTCATGGCTTGAATTGCCTTTGTTTTTGAAATATACCTACTATGGGGACGGCGACAACAAATGGAATCCATATGTGCTTGCTGGTGGGTCTTTGGGGTATATACTAAGTGGTAAGCTAGGTAGCCCTGAGCGATCCAATGAAGGAGCAAGCGTGACGGTTGGATCAGTTGATTTGGTTGCTCTTGAGCAAAGGAACAAGTTTAATTACTCGGCCATGATAGGTTTAGGAGCCAAGATTAGGCTAAAGACCCATTTTTTTTTCTTGGAAGCCAAATACGTATATGGGCTGTCTAATCTAGTTAACGACGATAACCGATTTGCAGGTAGTTTAGAAACGTTATACTTACTTGGTTACGTAGACAGCAACTTTAGTCTGAATGGGCTGATGGCCACTTTTGGTTATCAAAGGTCAATTTACAATCCCAGAAAAATAAAAAAATAA
- a CDS encoding nSTAND1 domain-containing NTPase: protein MSASNLTPNESDGRPEQVSTGAVTRGDTTTLFNPFPGLRPFGVEESHLFFGREGQSDEVLVKLAENRFSAVLGSSGSGKSSLMYCGLIPTLYGGFMTQAGSNWKIVVLRPGGGPIDNLAESLVEKDDEYAGLEEEERLIRKTITATVLRSSSLGLVEAVKQLKKSEDENILILVDQFEELFRYKKTESMTSSQDESSAFVNLLMEAVHQFDEPIYVTITMRSDFIGECAVFPELTQMINDSHYLIPQMTRDQKRLAIEGPVAVGGGTIAPRLVQQLLNDVGDNPDQLPILQHSLMRTWSFWADNHREAEAMDIRHYNAIGTLKEALSQHANEAYDMLSKREKQICETMFKALTERGSENQGIRRPTKLSVIASIAGVTEDEVYRVVDKFREPGRSLLMPPHGKQLESETVIDISHESLMRIWTRLKSWLDEESRSAEMYLKLSESAGRYQEGRAGLWKMPDLQLALNWQEENRPTLVWGQRYNTAYERTIVFLETSKRAYETEQRNKELLQKRQIRRSRIFALVLAGAALVCIFMMIYAFILAAEATKQTVIAEQQAELAQKNADEAQIQSEAAQKSAKEANDQREKAEIATTQAIEQKNEADQQRRNAEAATLLAEAARKDAVIAQDEAVKQAEIANEQKDLATAARVQADEARKNAEDLRYQAIAQSMAIKTAQVKDTTLKTLIAMQAFNFFREYSDKPYNGDIYEGLYNAWKGEEGENVVKWAGHTAGVRSVVFSKDGKIMYSAGADGRVLRWDMTNDKREGIDLLPRPNSSVNRVVAVSPDERYVAVGNDAPDNNIQLIDLRNPDSPKFLKGHNGIVNDLVFFPDASGFVSVGVDGSIKKSDFATFTSIATPGGKIEKIAISPDGKVLAAGSVDGSILLYELSNNNLLATLNVKTESPVTSLAFSGNGQYLAFGDLAGKITIQDIIAKKTLAELNGHESKVADLRFNNLNTLLASAGWDGTAKLWVMKDIFDLPITLRDHGKYVNSVSFSPDGHKLATASFDNFVRVWPTRPDEIADKLCPDVDRNMNQTEWNQYVGGDIEYEITCIDYPSGVENK, encoded by the coding sequence ATGAGTGCTAGCAACCTTACCCCCAATGAGTCCGATGGAAGACCTGAACAGGTTTCCACAGGAGCCGTAACGAGAGGCGACACCACAACTCTCTTCAATCCGTTCCCTGGCCTTCGGCCCTTTGGCGTGGAGGAATCTCACCTTTTCTTTGGCCGTGAAGGCCAGAGTGACGAAGTGCTGGTAAAGCTGGCAGAAAACCGGTTTTCTGCGGTGCTGGGATCTTCAGGAAGCGGTAAATCGTCATTGATGTATTGTGGATTGATTCCAACGCTCTATGGCGGATTCATGACACAGGCAGGCTCCAACTGGAAAATTGTGGTGTTGCGACCGGGCGGGGGGCCGATCGACAACCTGGCTGAGTCGCTGGTAGAAAAGGACGACGAATATGCAGGACTGGAAGAAGAAGAACGGCTGATAAGAAAGACAATCACCGCTACTGTTCTTAGAAGCAGTTCGCTCGGATTGGTTGAAGCAGTAAAGCAATTGAAAAAATCGGAAGATGAGAATATCCTGATCCTTGTCGATCAGTTTGAGGAACTTTTCCGGTATAAGAAGACTGAAAGCATGACGTCGTCTCAGGACGAGTCCTCTGCGTTCGTGAACCTTTTGATGGAGGCAGTGCACCAGTTTGATGAGCCCATTTATGTCACCATCACTATGCGTTCAGACTTTATCGGTGAATGCGCTGTTTTTCCTGAGTTGACTCAGATGATCAACGACAGCCACTATCTGATTCCTCAAATGACAAGGGACCAGAAAAGGCTGGCGATTGAAGGCCCGGTGGCCGTGGGCGGGGGCACCATAGCACCTCGTTTGGTACAGCAGCTGTTGAACGACGTGGGAGACAACCCCGATCAGCTGCCCATCTTGCAGCACTCGTTAATGCGTACCTGGTCATTCTGGGCCGACAATCACAGGGAAGCCGAGGCAATGGACATTAGGCATTATAATGCCATCGGTACCCTGAAGGAAGCCTTGTCGCAGCATGCCAACGAGGCCTACGACATGCTTTCCAAACGGGAAAAGCAGATTTGCGAAACCATGTTCAAGGCGCTTACCGAGCGTGGTTCTGAAAACCAGGGGATAAGAAGGCCAACCAAGCTAAGCGTCATCGCATCCATTGCCGGTGTAACCGAGGATGAGGTGTACCGGGTGGTCGATAAATTCCGGGAGCCGGGCAGGTCTTTACTGATGCCACCTCATGGCAAACAGCTCGAATCTGAGACTGTAATTGATATTTCGCATGAAAGCTTGATGCGCATCTGGACGAGGCTGAAGTCATGGCTGGATGAGGAAAGCCGTTCAGCAGAAATGTACCTTAAGCTGTCTGAATCGGCCGGAAGATACCAGGAAGGACGGGCCGGTCTGTGGAAAATGCCCGACTTGCAACTGGCACTCAACTGGCAGGAGGAGAACAGGCCTACGCTGGTGTGGGGTCAAAGGTATAACACAGCTTACGAGCGCACGATTGTGTTCCTTGAGACGAGCAAGCGAGCCTACGAAACCGAGCAAAGAAACAAAGAGCTTCTACAGAAGAGGCAGATACGCCGGTCCAGGATCTTTGCACTTGTGCTGGCTGGTGCTGCGCTGGTGTGTATTTTTATGATGATTTATGCGTTTATTTTGGCGGCTGAAGCGACCAAACAGACAGTCATAGCCGAACAACAGGCTGAGTTAGCACAGAAAAATGCCGATGAGGCTCAAATCCAATCGGAGGCAGCCCAGAAGTCCGCAAAAGAGGCTAACGATCAACGGGAAAAGGCCGAGATAGCCACGACCCAGGCGATTGAACAAAAAAACGAAGCAGATCAACAAAGAAGAAATGCGGAGGCTGCCACATTACTGGCTGAGGCTGCCAGAAAGGATGCAGTGATTGCACAAGATGAAGCCGTAAAGCAAGCAGAGATTGCCAACGAGCAAAAGGATCTTGCCACCGCTGCCAGAGTACAAGCGGACGAAGCGAGGAAAAATGCGGAAGATCTTCGTTACCAGGCCATTGCCCAGTCGATGGCGATTAAAACAGCTCAGGTAAAGGACACCACACTAAAGACATTGATTGCCATGCAAGCTTTCAACTTCTTTAGAGAGTACAGTGACAAACCTTACAACGGAGACATTTATGAAGGTTTGTACAACGCATGGAAAGGAGAAGAGGGAGAGAATGTAGTTAAGTGGGCTGGTCATACAGCTGGCGTAAGATCAGTGGTCTTTAGCAAGGACGGAAAAATCATGTATTCTGCAGGTGCCGATGGTAGGGTTTTGCGATGGGATATGACCAATGATAAAAGGGAGGGGATAGATTTACTTCCCAGGCCCAATTCCTCAGTCAACAGAGTGGTCGCTGTTAGCCCTGATGAAAGGTACGTGGCCGTGGGCAACGATGCACCCGATAATAATATTCAACTGATTGACCTTCGAAACCCGGATAGCCCCAAATTTTTGAAGGGACACAATGGTATCGTGAACGACCTTGTGTTCTTTCCAGACGCCAGTGGTTTTGTTTCGGTGGGAGTTGATGGAAGTATTAAAAAGAGCGATTTTGCTACATTCACTTCAATAGCTACACCTGGCGGGAAGATCGAAAAGATAGCAATTAGTCCGGATGGTAAGGTACTTGCTGCTGGCAGCGTTGACGGCAGCATATTGCTCTATGAATTATCAAACAACAATTTGCTTGCAACTCTTAACGTAAAAACCGAGTCTCCGGTGACGTCACTTGCCTTTAGTGGAAATGGGCAATACCTGGCTTTTGGCGATTTGGCGGGTAAAATTACTATTCAGGATATTATTGCAAAGAAAACCCTGGCAGAGTTAAATGGACACGAAAGTAAAGTAGCGGATTTACGCTTCAACAATCTGAATACATTACTAGCGTCTGCAGGCTGGGATGGTACAGCCAAGCTTTGGGTGATGAAAGACATCTTTGACTTGCCCATTACTTTGAGGGATCACGGGAAATATGTTAACTCTGTTTCATTCTCTCCCGATGGTCACAAATTGGCAACAGCATCCTTTGATAATTTTGTTCGGGTTTGGCCCACCCGACCAGATGAAATAGCTGACAAGCTTTGCCCTGATGTTGACAGAAATATGAATCAAACGGAGTGGAATCAATATGTAGGCGGTGATATCGAGTACGAGATTACGTGTATAGATTATCCAAGTGGGGTTGAAAACAAATAG